The following proteins come from a genomic window of Gossypium raimondii isolate GPD5lz chromosome 5, ASM2569854v1, whole genome shotgun sequence:
- the LOC105768980 gene encoding chlorophyll a-b binding protein 6, chloroplastic, whose amino-acid sequence MAANTLMSCGIATTFPSLLSSSKSKFSGAAVSLPSAVGTNHGHRVSMSADWMPGQPRPPYLDGSAPGDFGFDPLRLGEVPENLERYKESELIHCRWAMLAVPGILVPEGLGLGNWVKAQEWAAIPGGQATYLGNPVPWGTLPTILVIEFLSIAFVEHQRSMEKDTEKKKYPGGAFDPLGFSKDPKKFEEYKVKEIKNGRLALLAFVGFCVQQSAYPGTGPLENLATHLADPWHNNIGDVIIPRSLYP is encoded by the exons ATGGCCGCCAACACACTAATGAGCTGTGGCATAGCCACCACATTTCCTTCACTTCTTTCCTCATCAAAGTCCAAGTTCAGTGGCGCCGCCGTATCGTTGCCTAGTGCTGTTGGTACCAATCATGGCCACCGTGTTAGCATGTCAGCTGACTGGATGCCTGGTCAACCTAGACCACCTTACCTTGATGGGTCAGCACCAGG TGACTTTGGGTTTGACCCACTAAGACTAGGTGAGGTCCCTGAGAACCTTGAGAGGTACAAAGAATCTGAGTTGATTCACTGCAGATGGGCTATGCTTGCTGTT CCAGGTATATTGGTACCAGAGGGCTTAGGGTTAGGAAACTGGGTAAAAGCTCAAGAATGGGCAGCAATTCCAGGTGGCCAAGCCACTTACTTAGGGAACCCAGTCCCATGGGGTACCCTCCCCACCATCTTGGTCATTGAATTCCTATCTATCGCCTTCGTTGAGCACCAACGAAGCATGGAGAAGGACACCGAGAAGAAGAAGTACCCCGGCGGCGCTTTCGACCCCTTGGGATTCTCCAAGGACCCCAAAAAGTTCGAAGAATACAAGGTCAAAGAGATCAAGAACG GTCGTCTAGCATTGTTGGCATTTGTGGGATTCTGTGTTCAACAATCAGCTTACCCAGGCACTGGACCATTGGAGAATTTGGCTACACATTTGGCTGATCCATGGCACAACAACATTGGAGATGTTATCATTCCTAGATCACTTTACCCTTAG
- the LOC105770950 gene encoding gibberellin 2-beta-dioxygenase 8 isoform X1: MSNLESYPPVFRQLKASTPPQLAELNNNSNSMGDTAQASSSVDIPVVDLECLSLEKLGEVCKEWGIFRLVNHGIPPSLLSKLEEHVKRVLSLSFESKQALLTNPLSYFWGTPLLTPTGAALRGALNINWLEGINVPLCHLQQFESEDPRLHDFSPRYFLQKKKITRHYLEEYGRHLSRIATTLFEAMVKNLNLGPKQSESSLDESTGFIRVYRYPSGSLADEAWGMMEHTDSSVLSIVNQDQVGGLEFFKDNEWLLVNPISGTLVVNIGDMLQAISDDQFMSVKHRVRTNKQAERFSICYFVFPAKGSVIRSSKYKPFTYTDFQQQVQHDTKTLGYKVGLQRFKLNAAV; encoded by the exons ATGAGCAACCTTGAATCTTACCCTCCAGTCTTTCGCCAGCTCAAGGCTTCTACTCCTCCCCAGCTAGCTGAACTCAACAACAACAGCAACTCCATGGGGGACACTGCCCAAGCTTCATCATCAGTTGATATTCCTGTAGTGGATCTTGAATGTCTTAGCCTGGAAAAGCTTGGAGAGGTTTGTAAAGAATGGGGTATTTTCCGTTTGGTCAACCATGGGATTCCTCCCAGCCTTTTGAGCAAACTCGAGGAACATGTGAAGAGGGTGTTGTCTCTATCCTTCGAGTCCAAGCAAGCCCTACTCACTAACCCTTTGTCTTACTTTTGGGGCACCCCCCTCTTGACCCCAACCGGGGCTGCCCTAAGGGGTGCCTTGAATATCAATTGGCTGGAAGGCATAAATGTTCCACTCTGTCACCTCCAACAGTTTGAATCCGAAGATCCTAGGCTTCATGATTTCAG TCCCAGATATTTTCTGCAAAAAAAGAAGATTACTAG GCATTATCTGGAAGAATATGGAAGACACCTTTCGAGAATCGCTACAACCTTGTTCGAAGCAATGGTGAAGAATCTGAATCTGGGTCCTAAACAATCCGAGTCTAGCTTAGATGAATCCACTGGATTCATACGTGTTTACCGATACCCATCAGGGTCCTTGGCTGATGAGGCTTGGGGCATGATGGAACACACTGATAGCTCCGTGCTTTCCATAGTGAACCAAGACCAAGTTGGGGGACTTGAATTTTTCAAGGACAATGAATGGCTACTGGTTAACCCAATTTCAGGCACCCTTGTTGTCAATATTGGTGACATGCTGCAG GCTATAAGCGACGACCAATTCATGAGTGTGAAACATAGAGTGAGAACGAACAAGCAGGCGGAGCGGTTCTCCATATGCTACTTTGTGTTCCCAGCAAAAGGCAGTGTGATCCGTAGTTCTAAATACAAACCTTTTACTTACACCGATTTCCAACAGCAAGTGCAACATGACACCAAGACTCTAGGTTATAAAGTTGGTCTCCAAAGATTCAAGCTTAATGCAgctgtttaa
- the LOC105770950 gene encoding gibberellin 2-beta-dioxygenase 6 isoform X2 has translation MSNLESYPPVFRQLKASTPPQLAELNNNSNSMGDTAQASSSVDIPVVDLECLSLEKLGEVCKEWGIFRLVNHGIPPSLLSKLEEHVKRVLSLSFESKQALLTNPLSYFWGTPLLTPTGAALRGALNINWLEGINVPLCHLQQFESEDPRLHDFRHYLEEYGRHLSRIATTLFEAMVKNLNLGPKQSESSLDESTGFIRVYRYPSGSLADEAWGMMEHTDSSVLSIVNQDQVGGLEFFKDNEWLLVNPISGTLVVNIGDMLQAISDDQFMSVKHRVRTNKQAERFSICYFVFPAKGSVIRSSKYKPFTYTDFQQQVQHDTKTLGYKVGLQRFKLNAAV, from the exons ATGAGCAACCTTGAATCTTACCCTCCAGTCTTTCGCCAGCTCAAGGCTTCTACTCCTCCCCAGCTAGCTGAACTCAACAACAACAGCAACTCCATGGGGGACACTGCCCAAGCTTCATCATCAGTTGATATTCCTGTAGTGGATCTTGAATGTCTTAGCCTGGAAAAGCTTGGAGAGGTTTGTAAAGAATGGGGTATTTTCCGTTTGGTCAACCATGGGATTCCTCCCAGCCTTTTGAGCAAACTCGAGGAACATGTGAAGAGGGTGTTGTCTCTATCCTTCGAGTCCAAGCAAGCCCTACTCACTAACCCTTTGTCTTACTTTTGGGGCACCCCCCTCTTGACCCCAACCGGGGCTGCCCTAAGGGGTGCCTTGAATATCAATTGGCTGGAAGGCATAAATGTTCCACTCTGTCACCTCCAACAGTTTGAATCCGAAGATCCTAGGCTTCATGATTTCAG GCATTATCTGGAAGAATATGGAAGACACCTTTCGAGAATCGCTACAACCTTGTTCGAAGCAATGGTGAAGAATCTGAATCTGGGTCCTAAACAATCCGAGTCTAGCTTAGATGAATCCACTGGATTCATACGTGTTTACCGATACCCATCAGGGTCCTTGGCTGATGAGGCTTGGGGCATGATGGAACACACTGATAGCTCCGTGCTTTCCATAGTGAACCAAGACCAAGTTGGGGGACTTGAATTTTTCAAGGACAATGAATGGCTACTGGTTAACCCAATTTCAGGCACCCTTGTTGTCAATATTGGTGACATGCTGCAG GCTATAAGCGACGACCAATTCATGAGTGTGAAACATAGAGTGAGAACGAACAAGCAGGCGGAGCGGTTCTCCATATGCTACTTTGTGTTCCCAGCAAAAGGCAGTGTGATCCGTAGTTCTAAATACAAACCTTTTACTTACACCGATTTCCAACAGCAAGTGCAACATGACACCAAGACTCTAGGTTATAAAGTTGGTCTCCAAAGATTCAAGCTTAATGCAgctgtttaa
- the LOC105769956 gene encoding U-box domain-containing protein 44, producing the protein MTSPSYTAAAAAESIHRSLAELSSSSSDSFDNSRRFTAFASRLHLLLNHHYFLDSDSLSPALQTALKGIASDLSKAVLTVSVYRKRSKIFVLINCKSLSASLQQHSSAIASWLALIESSLSDNLPDLRKKTSDLSRDMKLSHFAVTENEERLHRTLQKEGEGRQTSKAVQSAIIMDLARCLGIDSCNYEELINQVKLFKTDLANSNSVSERRILVSLEKILGSWSAVPGMLTLKVDRDFEEDAHILPFKNFLCPLTKEVMKEPVVLESSQTYERSAIEYWFERCLEDGRDPTCPVTGEVLKSLELKLNIGLAGAIEEWVNRNVEIEVKCAVEQLSKESMEAEGVERVLDVVYKISEEHPSNWFRVRNAGLVVMIVNLLRNSSKSIGTVLRSKALMALLSMAKDEESKKIMLEEGITRFAIHSLIGSSEKEREYAVKLLLEFSSDEACCTRIASEKGALVLLSSMAGNLEHPALANVAEQVLTRMEVAEDSVQNLAAAGRFEPLLSRLRGGPDDVKIEMASIIGRMTLTNNSKEQIAQQCAQTLVELLSKPEGRTPSLLALNNLSGLDDNATILVESAVLPALVAILLQNQGDLQEWKEFAASIIANIVSKPGHWELASIDNKGNSMQSESVVFSLVVLLLVTSPQCQASILRILYGMASSPQAAGSVAMHLKSSEDGIKTIFHFLDYPDVEHRIYAFKLTRILTERFAQDLAQEVKHSDKLLLFKEKLLDNQSTESEKSDAACVLANLPLSEDEVKTVLEASFVKWIVMNLKKQQRISNGRTSWPTSSMEEGLLGLLLHFTRSLDQDTISVVKEHQLMTIFCEQLSFPAKPRVKQLAAVGLTNLSEAGRMLAAPDSEPPAPKGFCASLVFMCGRASPEPSNCPVHNAPCEYNSQLCLLKSNCIRPLVDLLHDEDANVQIAAIEALSTLVLDTSHGYKGAVDELEKQDVIAAVIELFTEIRPGVLQERALWMIERALRVDSPAHRHSLNQSLVRALVEALKHGTANAKRHAQDALTNLKEISGVSAKASSQSRPQR; encoded by the exons ATGACATCACCATCCTATACGGCTGCCGCTGCGGCGGAGTCCATCCACCGTTCCCTCGCAGAActctcttcctcttcctctgATTCCTTCGACAACTCCCGCCGCTTCACTGCCTTCGCTTCCCGACTCCACCTCCTGCTCAACCACCACTACTTCCTCGACTCCGACTCTCTCTCCCCGGCTCTACAGACGGCTCTAAAAGGAATCGCCTCCGATCTTTCCAAAGCCGTCCTTACGGTGTCGGTTTACCGTAAACGAAGCAAGATCTTCGTCCTTATCAACTGCAAATCTCTTTCTGCTTCTCTCCAACAACACTCCTCCGCCATCGCTTCCTGGCTCGCCTTGATCGAGTCTTCTCTCTCCGATAACCTCCCGGATCTCCGAAAGAAAACCTCTGATCTCTCTCGTGACATGAAACTATCTCATTTCGCC gTTACCGAAAATGAAGAAAGACTACACCGTACGCTACAAAAGGAGGGAGAAGGAAGGCAAACTAGCAAAGCAGTTCAAAGCGCCATAATAATGGATTTAGCGAGATGTTTAGGAATAGATTCATGTAATTACGAGGAGTTAATTAATCAAGTTAAGTTGTTTAAAACGGATTTAGCAAACTCAAATTCCGTTTCCGAAAGACGGATTTTAGTTTCCTTAGAAAAGATTTTAGGTAGCTGGTCAGCAGTTCCTGGAATGTTAACTTTAAAGGTTGACCGTGATTTTGAAGAAGACGCTCACATTTTACCGTTTAAGAATTTTTTGTGTCCGTTAACTAAGGAAGTAATGAAGGAACCTGTTGTGTTAGAGTCATCTCAGACCTATGAGAGAAGCGCAATTGAGTATTGGTTCGAGAGGTGTTTGGAGGATGGAAGGGACCCGACTTGTCCGGTAACGGGTGAGGTTTTGAAGTCGTTGGAGTTGAAACTGAATATTGGTTTGGCGGGTGCTATTGAGGAATGGGTTAATAGGAATGTTGAGATTGAGGTGAAGTGCGCGGTGGAGCAGCTAAGTAAGGAGAGTATGGAGGCAGAGGGTGTTGAAAGGGTGTTGGATGTGGTTTATAAGATATCTGAGGAGCATCCTTCGAATTGGTTTCGAGTTAGGAATGCTGGGCTCGTGGTGATGATTGTTAATTTGCTAAGGAATTCTTCAAAGAGTATTGGAACTGTTTTGAGAAGTAAAGCTCTAATGGCTTTGCTTAGTATGGCTAAGGATGAAGAAAGCAAG aaaataatgcTTGAAGAGGGCATCACTAGGTTCGCCATACATAGTCTGATTGGAAGCTCAGAGAAAGAGAGGGAGTATGCTGTGAAGTTACTACTAGAGTTCTCTAGCGATGAAGCTTGCTGCACTAGAATTGCTTCAGAGAAGGGTGCATTAGTTCTTCTGTCGAGCATGGCTGGAAATTTAGAGCATCCTGCTTTAGCCAATGTGGCTGAGCAGGTACTGACGCGAATGGAGGTTGCTGAGGATAGTGTTCAGAATTTAGCAGCTGCAGGAAGATTTGAACCCTTGCTCAGTAGATTGCGTGGAG GACCTGATGATGTTAAAATAGAGATGGCTTCCATTATTGGGAGAATGACCTTGACGAATAACAGTAAAGAACAAATTGCCCAGCAATGTGCTCAAACACTAGTTGAGTTGTTATCTAAGCCAGAGGGAAGAACGCCAAGCTTGCTAGCGTTAAATAACCTGTCAGGGTTGGATGACAATGCAACCATTCTTGTCGAATCTGCTGTTCTTCCTGCATTAGTAGCTATTCTCTTACAAAACCAAGGTGATTTACAAGAATGGAAAGAATTTGCTGCATCAATAATTGCAAACATAGTATCAAAACCTGGCCACTGGGAATTAGCTTCAATTGATAACAAAGGGAACTCAATGCAGTCAGAATCAGTAGTTTTTAGTCTTGTTGTACTTCTTTTAGTTACATCTCCCCAATGTCAAGCATCTATTCTCCGCATCCTATATGGAATGGCTAGCTCTCCACAAGCTGCAG GGTCAGTAGCCATGCATTTAAAAAGTTCTGAAGATGGCATCAAAACAATCTTTCATTTTCTTGATTACCCAGATGTTGAACACAGAATTTATGCTTTTAAGCTTACAAGAATCCTCACAGAAAGGTTTGCTCAGGATTTAGCTCAAGAGGTAAAACATTCTGACAAGCTTCTCctatttaaagagaaattacTAGACAATCAGTCAACAGAAAGTGAGAAATCTGATGCTGCATGTGTACTTGCTAATCTTCCACTCTCTGAAGATGAGGTAAAGACAGTCCTGGAGGCAAGCTTTGTTAAATGGATAGTAATGAATCTTAAAAAGCAGCAGCGCATATCCAACGGGAGAACATCCTGGCCCACATCAAGCATGGAAGAAGGACTTCTAGGCCTATTACTCCACTTTACAAGGAGCCTTGATCAAGATACTATTAGTGTGGTCAAGGAGCATCAACTGATGACCATTTTCTGTGAGCAGCTCAGTTTTCCTGCAAAACCTAGAGTGAAACAGCTTGCTGCTGTTGGATTGACGAACTTGTCTGAAGCTGGAAGGATGCTTGCAGCTCCAGACTCAGAACCACCAGCTCCCAAAGGATTTTGTGCTTCTTTGGTATTCATGTGCGGGAGGGCTTCTCCTGAACCTTCCAATTGTCCCGTTCACAACGCTCCTTGTGAATACAATAGTCAACTCTGCTTACTAAAATCCAATTGTATCAGACCTTTGGTAGACCTTCTTCATGATGAGGATGCCAATGTTCAAATTGCTGCAATTGAGGCACTTTCAACTCTTGTGTTAGATACTTCTCATGGTTACAAAGGAGCTGTGGATGAGCTAGAAAAGCAGGATGTTATTGCAGCTGTTATAGAACTTTTTACAGAAATTCGTCCTGGGGTACTCCAAGAGAGGGCTCTTTGGATGATAGAGAGGGCATTGAGAGTGGATAGCCCTGCTCATAGGCACTCACTCAATCAGTCACTGGTTAGGGCTCTGGTAGAAGCCTTAAAGCATGGAACTGCTAATGCAAAGAGACACGCTCAGGATGCTCTTACCAACCTAAAGGAGATATCAGGAGTAAGCGCAAAAGCCTCTAGTCAATCTCGGCCACAGAGGTAG
- the LOC105768878 gene encoding uncharacterized protein LOC105768878: MKLLSSSPSVSSSTSSAVSFDPKICSPKSATAGCLSGILRRILCSRTLPTHPSDHITESNSVASCNKPQQFSDASKVTPGIVARLMGLDSLPETTLLNTQFPPNSIARSRSMNSADYKQDTVSIHGKHKRVNSTLSFRDMPTYFELENEEFFVLSFEKGSERKELRSKQRKCKGGGGELKQRKEAKENMVEKVAGKKNKDKDEQASKRVLNVLDEEKLNRRIVEKPNQEIAKCREVNDLCLEKPSVAKKGLESSKCLEKKGTVPDGAKPRKKKKKLQHPGAQNVEPECSSEDSSPVSVLVFDQFIIDHDVPTSEEDSKAAEGSNPRRKLSPDLENYGCKTPCNDGNLTEDDPRENSTQVKNLESRKKDCHGEKNLEGWDSICRVIEAEVGKASWLCSNNEQLEDITTDFGSKILDHLLDELVIQLHGIIP; the protein is encoded by the exons aTGAAGTTGTTATCTTCTTCTCCTTCCgtttcttcttctacttcttcAGCTGTCTCTTTTGATCCCAAAATTTGTTCTCCAAAAAGTGCAACAGCTGGTTGCCTTTCAGGGATCTTACGTCGAATTCTTTGTTCCAGGACTCTCCCGACACACCCTTCCGATCACATTACAGAGTCTAATTCAGTAGCCAGTTGTAACAAACCACAACAGTTCAGTGATGCTTCCAAGGTCACTCCTGGGATTGTTGCTAGGCTGATGGGGTTGGATTCCTTGCCTGAAACCACCTTGCTTAACACTCAATTCCCTCCCAATTCAATTGCAAGAAGCCGGTCCATGAATTCAGCTGATTATAAGCAAGATACTGTTTCCATCCATGGAAAGCATAAACGAGTCAACTCTACACTGTCTTTCCGAGACATGCCTACTTACTTTGAGCtagaaaatgaagaatttttCGTGCTCAGCTTTGAGAAGGGAAGCGAAAGGAAAGAGCTGAGATCCAAACAAAGGAAATGTAAAGGAGGCGGCGGAGAATTGAAGCAAAGAAAAGAAGCCAAGGAAAATATGGTGGAGAAAGTTGCTGGGAAAAAGAACAAGGACAAGGACGAGCAAGCTAGCAAAAGGGTTTTGAATGTGTTGGATGAGGAGAAGCTGAACAGGAGAATTGTTGAGAAGCCTAATCAGGAAATAGCCAAATGCAGGGAAGTTAATGATTTGTGCTTGGAGAAACCAAGTGTTGCCAAAAAGGGTCTGGAGAGCTCTAAATGTTTGGAGAAGAAAGGAACAGTTCCTGATGGAGCAAAACcgaggaagaaaaagaagaaattacaaCATCCAGGGGCTCAAAATGTAGAGCCTGAATGCAGCTCAGAAGATTCGAGCCCTGTTTCTGTTCTTGTTTTTGATCAATTCATCATTGATCATGATGTTCCTACATCAG AGGAAGATTCAAAAGCAGCAGAAGGGTCAAACCCAAGAAGGAAATTATCTCCAGACCTGGAAAATTATGGGTGCAAAACTCCTTGTAATGATGGTAATTTGACGGAAGATGATCCAAGGGAAAACAGCACTCAAGTAAAAAACTTGGAATCGAGGAAAAAAGATTGCCACGGTGAGAAAAACTTGGAAGGTTGGGATTCAATTTGCAGGGTGATTGAAGCTGAGGTAGGTAAAGCAAGTTGGTTATGCTCTAACAATGAACAACTTGAAGATATTACTACAGATTTTGGATCAAAAATTTTGGACCACTTGTTAGATGAGCTTGTAATTCAACTTCATGGAATTATCCCATGA